GGGCAGCAGGTTCCAGCCCGCCACCACCGGCCGGTCGTGCTCGGTGCCGAGGCGGCACAGCGTGCCGGTGGCGAGTTGGAAGAGCGCGCCGTGCTCGGCCGCCAGACCCAGCCGGCGGGCGGTCAGCACGCGCAGGAAGTGGCCGTGGGCGATCAGTACGACGGCGCCCTCGGTGCCGGCCAGGGCGTCGTCGACCTTGGCCAGCATCCGGTCGGCGCGCTCTCCGACCTGCCGCGGGCTCTCGCCCGGATGCTCCGGCGGCCCGGGCGCGACCCCGTCGGTGAACAGGAACCAGCCGGGCCGGGTGCGCTGGATGTCCGCGGTGGTGACGCCCTCGTAGCCGCCGTAGTCCCACTCGCACAGATCGGCGTCCACCCGGGCGTCGTGCACGCCGATCAGCTCGGCGGTCTCCCGGGCCCGCCGCAGGGGGCTGACGAACGCCGCGCCGATGCGGTACGAGCGGAGCAGCGGCACCAGCCGGCGCGCCTCCTCGCGGCCGTGCTCGGTGAGGGGCACGTCGGTGCGGCCGGTGTGCCGGCCGGACCGCGACCACTCGGTCTCACCGTGCCGGACGAGAAGGAGGTCACCCATGCGGGCACCGTGCCACAGGGCAGGGCGGCCCGCAGGACGGACTGCGCCAGTCGGCCGTTCTCGGTGCCCGCGCCCGCCCGGCGGGGAGCCGTGCGCAGGCCTGGGCGGTGGCGTGTCCGGGGCGGTCCATCGCGCACCGCGGTGCCGCCCGGGACGGGCGGTTAATCGCGGGCGCGACGGGGACCGGGCCCGTACGGTGGCGCGGATGGTGACGGTACGAACGATGACGGCGGCCGATGTCACGGCCGTGGCGGAGATACGGGTGGCCGGCTGGCGGGCCGCCTACGCCGGGCTGCTGCCCGCGTCCTTCCTGGACCGGATGTCGGTCGAGGAGGACGCCGGACGGCTGCGGGGGCGCCTGGAGCGGCCCGGCGGAAGCGGGGCCGACCTGGTCGCCGTCGACGCCCGCGGCACGGTGTCGGGCTGGGCCTGCGTGGGCCCCGCCCACCGGGAGGGAGGCGAGCTGTACGCCCTCTACGTGCGGCCCTCCCGCATAGGAACCGGCGTCGGCCGCGCCCTGCTCGACGCGGCGCACGCCCATGCGCACGCCCACGGCCTGGACCCGCTCGCGCTGTGGGTCCTGGACGGGAACACGCGGGCCCGGCGCTTCTACGAGCGCGCCGGGTACACCGCCGACGGCGCGGTGCGCGCCGAGGACTACGACGGGGTGGCCGTGCGGGAGGTCCGCTACTGCCGGTAGCTCCCGAGGAAGCGCCCGATCCGGCCGATCGCCGCCTCCAGGTCGTCGGCCTGAGGAAGGGTGAGGATGCGGAAGTGGTCGGGCGAGGGCCAGTTGAAGCCGGTGCCCTGGACGACCTGGATCTTCTCGCGCAGCAGCAGGTCCAGGACGAACTTCTCGTCGTCGTGGATGCGGTGCACCTTGGGGTCGAGGCGGGGGAACGCGTACAGGGCGCCCTTGGGCTTGACGCAGGACACCCCGGGGATCTCGTTGAGCTTCTCCCAGGCGACGGTGCGCTGCTCGTACAACCGCCCACCGGGCGCGGCGAGTTCGCGGATGGACTGGCGGCCGCCGAGCGCGGCCTGGATGGCGTACTGCGCGGGCGCGTTGGCGCACAGCCGCATGGAGGCCAGCATGGTCAGGCCCTCCAGGTAGTCCTTCGCGTGCTGCCGGGGTCCGGTGACGACCAGCCAGCCGGAGCGGAAGCCCGCGACCCGGTAGGTCTTGGACAGCCCGCAGAAGGTGAGGACGACCAGGTCGGGGGCGAGCGCGGCGGCCGAGTGGTGCACGGCGTCGTCGTAGAGGATCTGGTCGTAGATCTCGTCGGCGAACACCATGAGGCCGTGGCGGCGGGCGAGGTCGAGGATGCCCTCGACGACCTCCTTCGGATACACCGCGCCCGTCGGGTTGTTGGGGTTGATGATGACGACGGCCTTGGTGCGGTCGGTGATCTTCGACGCCATGTCGGCGAGATCGGGGTTCCATTCCGCCTGCTCGTCGCAGAGGTAGTGCACCGCCTTGCCGCCGGCCAGGGTGGTGACGGCGGTCCACAGCGGGAAGTCCGGTGCGGGGATGAGGATCTCGTCGCCGTCCTCCACCAGGGCCTGCACCGCCATGGAGACCAGCTCCGAGACGCCGTTGCCCAGGTAGACGTCGTCGACGTCGACGTCGAGACCGAGGTTCTGGTAGCGCTGGGCGACCGCGCGGCGGGCGGAGAGGATGCCGCGGGAGTCCGTGTAGCCGTGCGCCTGCGGCAGCATCCGGATCATGTCCTGGAGGATCTCGTCCGGCGCCTCGAAGCCGAAGGCCGCGGGGTTGCCGGTGTTCAGGCGCAGCACGCTGTGCCCCGCCTCCTCCAGCGCGTTGGCGTGCTCGATCACCGGGCCGCGGATCTCGTAACAGACCTCGCTGAGCTTGTTCGACTGCCGGAACTCCATGCGTCCCTCCGGGAACTCGTGTTACTTGGTTTTACCAAGCGGGAGCTTGGAAAGTCCAACAACGCGTCTAGACTGCGTCGCATGCCACCTCGCCGAAGCTACGACCAGTACTGCTCCGCAGCCCGCGCGCTCGACCTCGTCGGCGACCGCTGGACCCTGCTGATCGTCCGGGAGTTGCTCGCCGGCCCCCGCCGCTACACGGATCTGCACGCGGACCTGCCCGGCGTGAGCACGGACGTCCTCGCCTCCCGCCTCAAGGACATGGAGCGCGACGGCCTCGCCACGCGCCGCCGCCTGCCCCCGCCCGGCGCGGCCACGGTCTACGAACTCACCGCGCGGGGAAGCGCGTTGCTCCCCGTCCTCCAGGCCCTCGGCGCCTGGGGCGAACCCGAACTCGACGCCCGCCGCCCCACCGACGCGGTGCGCGCCCACTGGTTCGCCCTGCCCCTGCTCCGCGCGCTGGAGGGCGACGGTCTGGTCGAAGTCCACCTGGAGGCGGGCGACTTCCATGTGCGGGCGGGCGCCAAGGCCGGGGAGGACGGCCCGGTGTACGGCGACGGCCCCGCCCCCCGCGATCCGGACGCCCGCCTCGCCTTCGACACGGCGACCTGCGAGGCCGTCGCGCAGGGACGTCTGTCGCTCGCGGACGCGGTGCGCACGGGGCGGGTCACGGTGACGGGGGAGGGGGCCATCGCCAAGGCGCTGCGGGAGGCGTGAAGCGGGGCGAGCGAGCCGGGCGGGCCGGAAGCGCGCCGGCAAAAGCGAGAAGGCCCGCCACGGTGACGTGGCGGGCCTTCTCGACGGTGTGTCACAGGTTGCGCGGTCGTCCCGAGCCCCGCGTCAGCGCGTACCCGCCGACGCCGGCCAGCGCGGCGAGCACACCGCCGATCGCCGTCCAGACCCAGCGGTCGGACCACCAGCCCGAGGACCAGCCGTCCCTGGAGCCGAAGCTGGACAGCACCGGGTGCCGCGAACCGTCGTCCTCGGCATCGGACTTGGCGGCGATGCCGGGCACGAGCGGCTTGCCGAGGGAGCCGTCGACCGCCGCCGCGCCCCCGATGTCCTTGGAGTCGACGCGCACCTCGGCGTTCACCGGCTGCCCGAGATCCGCCGCCCCGAGGTCCACGACCGTCAGCCGGACGTAGTACGTGCCCGGCAGCGGGTCGTTGGCCCACGGCTCGGACCAGCCGCGCACGGTGCGCATCACACAGGCCAACTCGACCGACGAGGCGCCCTGTTCGGCGGTCCGCAAGGACGCGCCGTACTGGCAGGACTGCCGGCGCCGCAGCCCGTCGTACACATCGAGCTGCCAGGTCTCGGACCCGTGCGACTGCGGCAGCTTCACGCTCGCCCTGACCGTCGGCCGCTGCCCGGTGTCGGCCGGGAACGACCAGTACAGGTAGTCACCGGTGGATCCGGACGCCGTGGCCTGCTGTCCCTGCTGGATCTCCGTCGCCGTACGGAACGACGTGCCCGCCTGCGTGGGCGCGCCGCCGGAGCCGTCGGAGGCGCCGGGGGAGGGCGAGGAGTCCGCGGCGGCCGGCCCCGCGGCCAGCCCGAGCGCCAGCAGCGCGGCGCCCAGCACATGTCTGCATCGCATCAGTTCGTCCTCCAGATCGCGACCCGCCAGCGCGACAGCCAGCCCCACAGCAGACCCGCGACGAAGCCGATCACCACGAGCGTGCCCAGCAGCCACCAGCCGCGCCCGAGACCGAACGCGGCCACGTCATGGGCCTTGGCCGGGCCGTCCACCACGTCCACGGTCAGCTCCAGCGGCAGACCCGGCGTGCTCTTCACGCCCGCGGGCGCCGAGAAGGAGTGGGTCACCTCCAGGCACACCGTCTCCGCGGGCGCGTTGTCGTCGTCGCTCGCGGCCTTCGGGTAGCGCAGACCGGTGGAGATCGCGTCGGTGCGCCCGGTACCGGCCGCCTCACCGCGGACGATCTCGCGGCCCTTCAGGGTCACCGCCCGCAGCAGCACCCCGTAGGAGGGGTTCACGGCCCGGTCGTCCGCCACGCTCACCGAGGCGCGCAGCTCCTTGCCCGGGTCGACGTCGACCCGGTACCAGCGCTGCTGCCCGAACTCCACGCGGTCCGTGTACAGACCGGACTTCAGCGTCGGCGCCTTCTCGCACCGCTCCGCGCCCGAGGTGGCCACCGGCGTCACCACCGGATCGGCCGCCCGGTGCACCAACTGCCCGACGCGGTCGGTCAGTTCCTCCTTGTGCTGCACGGAGGTGTACGTGCCGCCGGTCGCGTCGGCGATGCAGCTGAGCTGGTCCCGGGTCTTGGCGTCCGGCACCAGGCCGAGGGTGTCGATGGTCAGGCCGATGCCCTTGGCGGCTATCTCCCGGGCCACCTCGCACGGGTCCAGCGGCTGACAGGTGTCCTCGCCATCGCTGATCAGCACGATACGGCGGGTGCCGTCGCCCCCGTCGAGGTCGTCCGCCGCCTTCAGCAGCGCGGGCCCGATCGGTGTCCAGCCGGTCGGCACCAGCGTCGCCACCGCCGTCTTGGCGTCGGTCCGGTTCAGCGGGCCGACCGGGTACAGCTGCGCGGTGTCCTTGCAGCCCTCCTGGCGGTCGTTTCCGTGGTAGTTGGCGCCGAGCGTGCGGATGCCGAGTTCGACGTCCTGCGGGGTCGCGTCGAGGACGTCGTCGAACGCCTGCTTCGCCGCCGCCATCCGGGTACCGCCGTCGATGTCCCGGGTCCGCATGGATCCGCTGACGTCCAACACCAGTTCGACCTTCGGAGCGGCCTGCTCCGTCTCGTCGGCGGCCGCCGCGGTCGGGAACGCGAGCCCGGCCGTCAGGGCGGCGAGCAGAGCGCACACTCCCGCCGCCAGCCGTTGTCTTCTGATCATCGACGGATCCTATTGATCAACCGTGCCGGGCTCCAAAACGAGCGGGTGGGGCAGGGCGGTCCACTGGTCGCCGGGCGTCTGCGGGGACAGCCGCATCAGCGTCAACGCCTTGGCCGGGACCGGTCCGTGGCGCAGGAACGCGAGGTCGGGCGTGTCCGGAAGGTCCGGTACGGCGGCCGCCAGCGCCGCCCCGAGCGCCGGGCCCGAACCCGCCACGGCCGCCAGCGAGCCCGCCACCAGTGAGCCGAACAGCTTGCGCCGCAGGGCGGTTTCGTCGTCGTCGATCAGCCGGCCGGAGAGGGCGGGCGGCGCGACGCCGTGCCGGGCCAGCCGGGCGGGGCTGATCCGGATGTCGGCCAGATCGCGGTAGACCAGCCGCCGCGGGCTGCCGTCGGCCGCCAGCACCACCAGCAGGTTCTGGCCGTGCGCCTCCAGGGCCACCCCGAGGTCCAGCAGGCCCAGTCCGACGGTGAGCGCCAGCCGGACGAACCCGGCCAGCCAGGAGGGGTCCCGCGGCAGCGCGGTGGTGGCCAGCGCGGCCACCGGCAGCACCCGCTCCCCGGGCCGCGCGTACCGCTCGGGCGGCTCCCGCAGCAGCGCGGCCAGTTCGGCGGACCCGGCGGCGACGGCACCCAGGGT
This Streptomyces misionensis DNA region includes the following protein-coding sequences:
- a CDS encoding pyridoxal phosphate-dependent aminotransferase codes for the protein MEFRQSNKLSEVCYEIRGPVIEHANALEEAGHSVLRLNTGNPAAFGFEAPDEILQDMIRMLPQAHGYTDSRGILSARRAVAQRYQNLGLDVDVDDVYLGNGVSELVSMAVQALVEDGDEILIPAPDFPLWTAVTTLAGGKAVHYLCDEQAEWNPDLADMASKITDRTKAVVIINPNNPTGAVYPKEVVEGILDLARRHGLMVFADEIYDQILYDDAVHHSAAALAPDLVVLTFCGLSKTYRVAGFRSGWLVVTGPRQHAKDYLEGLTMLASMRLCANAPAQYAIQAALGGRQSIRELAAPGGRLYEQRTVAWEKLNEIPGVSCVKPKGALYAFPRLDPKVHRIHDDEKFVLDLLLREKIQVVQGTGFNWPSPDHFRILTLPQADDLEAAIGRIGRFLGSYRQ
- a CDS encoding winged helix-turn-helix transcriptional regulator; translation: MPPRRSYDQYCSAARALDLVGDRWTLLIVRELLAGPRRYTDLHADLPGVSTDVLASRLKDMERDGLATRRRLPPPGAATVYELTARGSALLPVLQALGAWGEPELDARRPTDAVRAHWFALPLLRALEGDGLVEVHLEAGDFHVRAGAKAGEDGPVYGDGPAPRDPDARLAFDTATCEAVAQGRLSLADAVRTGRVTVTGEGAIAKALREA
- a CDS encoding VWA domain-containing protein, giving the protein MIRRQRLAAGVCALLAALTAGLAFPTAAAADETEQAAPKVELVLDVSGSMRTRDIDGGTRMAAAKQAFDDVLDATPQDVELGIRTLGANYHGNDRQEGCKDTAQLYPVGPLNRTDAKTAVATLVPTGWTPIGPALLKAADDLDGGDGTRRIVLISDGEDTCQPLDPCEVAREIAAKGIGLTIDTLGLVPDAKTRDQLSCIADATGGTYTSVQHKEELTDRVGQLVHRAADPVVTPVATSGAERCEKAPTLKSGLYTDRVEFGQQRWYRVDVDPGKELRASVSVADDRAVNPSYGVLLRAVTLKGREIVRGEAAGTGRTDAISTGLRYPKAASDDDNAPAETVCLEVTHSFSAPAGVKSTPGLPLELTVDVVDGPAKAHDVAAFGLGRGWWLLGTLVVIGFVAGLLWGWLSRWRVAIWRTN
- a CDS encoding histidine phosphatase family protein, which codes for MGDLLLVRHGETEWSRSGRHTGRTDVPLTEHGREEARRLVPLLRSYRIGAAFVSPLRRARETAELIGVHDARVDADLCEWDYGGYEGVTTADIQRTRPGWFLFTDGVAPGPPEHPGESPRQVGERADRMLAKVDDALAGTEGAVVLIAHGHFLRVLTARRLGLAAEHGALFQLATGTLCRLGTEHDRPVVAGWNLLPG
- a CDS encoding GNAT family N-acetyltransferase, coding for MVTVRTMTAADVTAVAEIRVAGWRAAYAGLLPASFLDRMSVEEDAGRLRGRLERPGGSGADLVAVDARGTVSGWACVGPAHREGGELYALYVRPSRIGTGVGRALLDAAHAHAHAHGLDPLALWVLDGNTRARRFYERAGYTADGAVRAEDYDGVAVREVRYCR